In Oryzias melastigma strain HK-1 linkage group LG10, ASM292280v2, whole genome shotgun sequence, a single window of DNA contains:
- the fibpa gene encoding fibroblast growth factor (acidic) intracellular binding protein a, with translation MAVELDVFVGNTIIMSEEVYQLWLDGYTVNDAVKVRMDGGALDEFEANADVVQSDTMDQYRTFQMCERLLHSPTKLANQLLFQIPPHRQATLIERYYAFDDGFVREVLGKKLSKGTKKDLDDISAKTGVMLKSCRRQFDNFKRVFKVVEELKGPLVENIRQHFLLSDKLARDYAAIVFFANNRFETGKRKLQYLTFQDLAFCAGQLINNWTVGAVDNMVEDMDVDLDKEFLQELKELKVLITDKDLLDQHKSLVCTALRGKTKAFNEMEANFKNLSRGLVNIATKLTNTKDVRDFFIDLVEKFIEPCRSDRWTAADMKLYLTHYTNSAHILDTFKHQVVWDRYMGVIKSCIFKMYHD, from the exons ATGGCTGTAGAGCTGGATGTGTTTGTAGGGAACACCATCATCATGAGCGAGGAAGTTTACCAGCTCTGGTTGGATGGATACACAG TGAACGACGCAGTGAAGGTTCGTATGGATGGGGGAGCCCTGGATGAGTTTGAGGCAAACGCAGATGTCGTGCAGAGCGACACCATGGACCAGTACCGGACTTTCCAGATGTGCGAGCGTCTGCTGCACAGTCCAACCAAACTAGCCAATCAGCTCCTGTTCCAGATCCCGCCTCACCGACAAGCCACACTAATAGAGAG ATACTATGCCTTTGACGATGGATTTGTGCGCGAGGTTCTGGGAAAGAAACTCTCCAAAGGAACCAAGAAAGATTTGGATGACATCAGTGCCAAGACAGGCGTGATGCTGAAAAGCTGCAGGAGACAG TTTGACAACTTCAAACGCGTTTTCAAAGTTGTGGAAGAGCTGAAAGGACCCCTGGTGGAGAACATACGTCAGCACTTTCTTCTGTCTGACAAACTTGCAAG gGATTATGCTGCCATTGTTTTCTTTGCCAACAACCGGTTTGAGACGGGGAAAAGGAAGCTGCAGTATCTCACGTTTCAGGACTTGGCTTTCTGTGCCGGTCAGCTCATCAACAACTGGACAGTGGGAGCTGTCG ATAACATGGTGGAAGACATGGATGTGGATCTTGATAAAGAGTTTCTACAAGAACTAAAGGAGCTGAAGGTTTTAATTACTGACAAAGACCTGTTGGATCAACACAAAAG TTTGGTCTGCACTGCTCTCAGAgggaaaacaaaagcttttaatGAGATGGAGGCTAATTTCAAG AATCTTTCCAGAGGCCTCGTCAATATTGCTACAAAATTAACCAACACCAAAGACGTCAGAGATTTCTTTATCGATCTTGTGGAAAAG TTTATTGAACCTTGTCGTTCAGACCGCTGGACGGCTGCAGACATGAAACTCTATCTCACACACTACACCAACTCTGCGCACATTCTCGACACCTTCAA ACATCAGGTTGTGTGGGACAGATATATGGGAGTCATCAAAAGCTGcatctttaaaatgtatcacGACTGA
- the ccdc85b gene encoding coiled-coil domain-containing protein 85B encodes MGSDGEIINRELSKMSDDDLLACSKEELVSRLRKEESEKISALIQRGRLIKEVNKQLQGHLLEIRELKVINQRLQEENVELRDLCCFLDDDRLKVKKLAREWQLFGHHAAKVMREDLGGYLKKLADLERMQDGLVKENLDLKELCLVLEEECVSRSDSSPGGSTELNLPCMVARDLGDGSSSTGSVGSPDQLHLVCSPDD; translated from the coding sequence ATGGGCAGTGACGGTGAGATAATCAACAGAGAACTGTCCAAGATGTCAGACGATGATTTACTGGCCTGCTCCAAGGAGGAGCTGGTGAGCCGGCTTCGGAAAGAGGAATCGGAGAAGATATCAGCTCTGATCCAACGCGGCCGGTTGATCAAAGAAGTCAACAAACAGCTGCAGGGACACCTTCTGGAAATCAGGGAACTGAAAGTCATCAACCAGCGACTGCAGGAGGAGAACGTGGAACTGCGGGACCTGTGCTGCTTCCTGGATGATGACCGGCTGAAAGTGAAAAAGCTGGCCAGGGAATGGCAGCTGTTTGGGCATCACGCAGCCAAAGTGATGCGGGAAGACCTGGGTGGGTACTTAAAAAAGCTTGCCGACCTGGAGCGAATGCAGGACGGACTGGTGAAGGAGAATCTGGACCTGAAGGAGCTGTGCCTGGTGCTGGAGGAGGAGTGTGTGAGCAGGAGCGACTCCAGTCCCGGAGGGTCGACGGAGCTCAACCTGCCCTGCATGGTCGCCCGGGACCTGGGAGACGGGAGCTCCAGCACCGGCAGCGTGGGAAGTCCGGACCAACTTCACCTGGTGTGCTCACCTGACGACTGA
- the fosl1a gene encoding fos-related antigen 1a isoform X1, producing the protein MFRNFGSQGRGNPPYTGAVSGSSSISLGGASTSTTQQEQKFTMAGSSQFVPSLNAITTNQDLQWLVQPSLMHPPGPSRSPVAPYPAIPATRAMGPQPSPSYLLRPGVIRATTAHSSRRRNDEQLSQDELERRRIRRERNKMAAAKCRNRRRELTDSLQCETDQLEDEKSRLQKEIADLQKEKEKLELVLEAHRPICKIEESDSDSEPTPAAIKMEPVELSIPGPSTKPPIRIEKPKPKITLPTRPVASTSTTFPTESESLHTPILLSTPSLLSFSSSMIFTYPGGSSDASSSTMSHVASHQQQGAREPCGIAHRRSSSSGDQSDHSLHSPSILTL; encoded by the exons ATGTTTCGAAACTTTGGAAGTCAGGGAAGAGGCAACCCTCCGTACACAGGTGCGGTCTCTGGGTCAAGCTCCATATCACTGGGAGGCGCCAGCACTTCGACCACGCAACAGGAACAG AAGTTTACGATGGCAGGTAGCAGTCAGTTTGTTCCCAGCCTCAACGCCATCACAACGAACCAGGATCTCCAGTGGCTGGTCCAGCCGTCTCTCATGCATCCTCCAGGCCCGTCCCGCTCACCTGTTGCTCCTTACCCAGCAATCCCAGCGACGAGGGCGATGGGTCCACAGCCTTCCCCGTCCTACCTCCTCAGACCTGGCGTGATAAGAGCAACAACTGCACATTCCTCGAGGCGTAGGAATGATGAACAG CTTTCCCAAGATGAGCTGGAAAGACGCAGAATAAGAAGGGAAAGGAATAAAATGGCTGCGGCGAAATGTCGCAATCGTCGCCGGGAGTTGACAGACTCACTGCAATGC GAGACAGACCAGCTGGAGGACGAAAAGTCCCGTCTGCAGAAGGAAATTGCTGActtacaaaaggaaaaagagaagCTGGAGCTTGTTCTGGAAGCTCACCGCCCTATTTGTAAAATAGAAGAATCAGATTCAGATTCTGAACCAACTCCAGCAGCTATCAAAATGGAGCCAGTGGAATTAAGCATCCCTGGACCTTCAACAAAACCACCAATCAGGATTGAGAAGCCCAAGCCAAAGATCACTCTCCCCACCAGGCCCGTAGCGTCTACCTCAACTACATTTCCCACTGAGTCCGAGTCCCTCCACACCCCGATTCTCCTATCTActccctccctcctctcctTTTCATCCAGCATGATCTTCACCTATCCAGGTGGCTCCTCGGATGCCAGCTCCTCAACCATGTCTCATGTTGCATCCCACCAGCAGCAGGGGGCCCGAGAGCCCTGCGGGATTGCTCaccgccgcagcagcagcagcggcgatCAGTCAGACCACTCTCTGCACTCGCCCTCCATCCTCACCCTGTGA
- the fosl1a gene encoding fos-related antigen 1a isoform X2, with the protein MFRNFGSQGRGNPPYTGAVSGSSSISLGGASTSTTQQEQFTMAGSSQFVPSLNAITTNQDLQWLVQPSLMHPPGPSRSPVAPYPAIPATRAMGPQPSPSYLLRPGVIRATTAHSSRRRNDEQLSQDELERRRIRRERNKMAAAKCRNRRRELTDSLQCETDQLEDEKSRLQKEIADLQKEKEKLELVLEAHRPICKIEESDSDSEPTPAAIKMEPVELSIPGPSTKPPIRIEKPKPKITLPTRPVASTSTTFPTESESLHTPILLSTPSLLSFSSSMIFTYPGGSSDASSSTMSHVASHQQQGAREPCGIAHRRSSSSGDQSDHSLHSPSILTL; encoded by the exons ATGTTTCGAAACTTTGGAAGTCAGGGAAGAGGCAACCCTCCGTACACAGGTGCGGTCTCTGGGTCAAGCTCCATATCACTGGGAGGCGCCAGCACTTCGACCACGCAACAGGAACAG TTTACGATGGCAGGTAGCAGTCAGTTTGTTCCCAGCCTCAACGCCATCACAACGAACCAGGATCTCCAGTGGCTGGTCCAGCCGTCTCTCATGCATCCTCCAGGCCCGTCCCGCTCACCTGTTGCTCCTTACCCAGCAATCCCAGCGACGAGGGCGATGGGTCCACAGCCTTCCCCGTCCTACCTCCTCAGACCTGGCGTGATAAGAGCAACAACTGCACATTCCTCGAGGCGTAGGAATGATGAACAG CTTTCCCAAGATGAGCTGGAAAGACGCAGAATAAGAAGGGAAAGGAATAAAATGGCTGCGGCGAAATGTCGCAATCGTCGCCGGGAGTTGACAGACTCACTGCAATGC GAGACAGACCAGCTGGAGGACGAAAAGTCCCGTCTGCAGAAGGAAATTGCTGActtacaaaaggaaaaagagaagCTGGAGCTTGTTCTGGAAGCTCACCGCCCTATTTGTAAAATAGAAGAATCAGATTCAGATTCTGAACCAACTCCAGCAGCTATCAAAATGGAGCCAGTGGAATTAAGCATCCCTGGACCTTCAACAAAACCACCAATCAGGATTGAGAAGCCCAAGCCAAAGATCACTCTCCCCACCAGGCCCGTAGCGTCTACCTCAACTACATTTCCCACTGAGTCCGAGTCCCTCCACACCCCGATTCTCCTATCTActccctccctcctctcctTTTCATCCAGCATGATCTTCACCTATCCAGGTGGCTCCTCGGATGCCAGCTCCTCAACCATGTCTCATGTTGCATCCCACCAGCAGCAGGGGGCCCGAGAGCCCTGCGGGATTGCTCaccgccgcagcagcagcagcggcgatCAGTCAGACCACTCTCTGCACTCGCCCTCCATCCTCACCCTGTGA
- the yif1a gene encoding protein YIF1A, which translates to MDLPHHGYRATKPRARAAPTTGDPVLFEDTSSAAPGPSSQGYYASGYNMEGSPNDTQGGPGMNNLFTDPMASAAMMYGSSLANRGQEIVNKEIGRFMSVNKLKYFFAVDTRYVLKKLMILMFPYTHQDWDVRYHRDTPLTPRQDVNAPDLYIPTMAFITYILLAGMALGIQKRFSPEVLGLCASTALVWVIIEVLIMLLSLYLLTVHSDLSTFDLIAYSGYKYVGIIFTMVCGLLFGSDGYFVALAWSSFAIMFFIVRSLKMKILTSVSSDSMGMGSSAKPQIRIYITVATAVFQPIIIYWLTSHLVR; encoded by the exons ATGGACTTGCCACATCACGGATACCGAGCAA CCAAACCAAGAGCTCGTGCAGCTCCAACAACAGGTGACCCTGTCCTGTTTGAAGACACAAGCTCAGCAGCACCTGGACCAAGCAGTCAGGGCTACTATGCTTCTGGCTATAACATGGAAGGATCCCCAAACGACACGCAGGGAGGTCCAGGAATGAACAATCTGTTCACTGATCCAATGGCTAGCGCTGCAATGATGTACGGCTCCTCCTTAGCCAATCGTGGACAAGAAATTGTAAACAAAGAG ATCGGCAGATTCATGTCTGTGAACAAgctgaaatacttttttgcagTGGACACGAGATATGTACTGAAGAAACTTATGATCCTCATGTTCCCCTATACACACCAG gACTGGGATGTCCGCTACCATAGAGACACTCCGCTGACCCCAAGACAGGATGTGAACGCACCTGACCTCTACATACCAA CTATGGCTTTCATTACCTACATTTTACTTGCGGGAATGGCCCTTGGTATTCAGAAGAG GTTCAGTCCTGAGGTTCTGGGATTGTGTGCCAGTACTGCCCTGGTGTGGGTCATTATTGAGGTCTTAATCATGTTGCTAAGTTTGTACCTTCTGACGGTACACAGCGACCTCTCAACCTTTGATCTCATTGCCTACAGTGGATACAAATACGTTGG GATAATTTTCACCATGGTGTGCGGTTTGCTTTTTGGCAGCGATGGCTACTTTGTGGCCCTCGCCTGGTCATCCTTTGCAATAATGTTCTTCATT GTTCGATCCCTGAAAATGAAGATTCTGACGTCTGTGTCCTCGGACTCGATGGGAATGGGATCGAGTGCCAAACCTCAAATCCGCATTTACATAACTGTAGCAACTGCAGTCTTTCAGCCAATCATTATATACTGGTTAACATCTCATTTGGTCAGGTGA
- the si:ch211-145o7.3 gene encoding forkhead box protein N2, with translation MESTSHTLPSVSQYPTTLGGCLAFSSLTLQPHTNGCVSLPLSPISFPPSPTSLSPHSSSPSSLCTESHASEGQRAQVLSQDATPDQDDLTCLSWLHQRNNLLPLQPLAKMTPLRQRDGCTTTVPSPPPPPPPPPASSKPPYSFSSLIFMAIEDSPHKKLPVKDIYEWIVKNFPYYRTASGGWRNSVRHNLSLSKSFRRIQRDRTQSVGKGSFWCVCPEYRPALLKVLRKTHSFHSTSSNLINKPALLEGADYDVPAVCDMVEISDSLSQTLLLSSSSSQILTTDNPDFAENQPDHEELVPMESDEYQQEEVSSEMEKDPLSDSGYIELHYYQSNEFQYFVLPGDSELDLETVEILQLDAEAQEAAGSLLDLAGGGY, from the exons ATGGAGAGCACCTCTCACACACTGCCATCCGTGTCCCAGTATCCCACCACTCTGGGAGGGTGTCTCGCCTTTTCTTCTTTGACCCTGCAGCCCCACACAAATGGCTGCGTGTCCCTCCCACTTTCACCTATATCTTTCCCCCCATCCCCTACCTCACTTTCTCCACACTCATCCTCCCCTTCTTCACTCTGCACCGAGTCCCACGCCTCAGAGGGACAAAGGGCACAAGTCCTCAGTCAGGACGCCACGCCTGACCAAGATGACCTGACCTGTCTCAGCTGGCTGCATCAGAGGAACAACCTGCTCCCACTGCAGCCCCTCGCCAAAATGACACCCCTACGCCAGCGGGATGGCTGCACAACTACCGtgccttctcctcctcctcctcctccacctcctcctgccTCATCCAAGCCCCCGTACTCCTTCAGCAGCCTGATCTTCATGGCAATAGAAGATTCTCCACACAAAAAGCTGCCCGTGAAGGACATCTACGAATGGATTGTGAAGAACTTCCCATACTACAGGACAGCCAGTGGAGGCTGGAGGAACTCTGTCAGACACAACCTTTCCCTCAGCAAGAGCTTCCGTCGCATTCAGAGGGACAGAACCCAG tcGGTGGGGAAGGGGTCGTTCTGGTGTGTATGTCCTGAGTATCGTCCTGCACTGCTGAAGGTGTTGAGGAAGACCCACAGCTTCCACAGTACCAGCAGCAATCTGATAAATAAACCAGCACT ATTGGAAGGAGCTGACTATGACGTGCCTGCAGTGTGTGACATGGTGGAAATCTCAG attcTCTTTCTCAGACTTtgctcctctcctcttcctcatcccAAATCCTCACCACTGATAACCCAGATTTTGCTGAGAACCAGCCAGATCATGAGGAACTCGTCCCCATGGAGTCGGATGAATACCAGCAAGAGGAGGTCAGCAGCGAAATGGAGAAAGACCCGCTGTCCGACAGCGGATACATTGAGTTGCATTATTACCAGTCTAATGAGTTCCAGTACTTTGTGCTGCCCGGCGACTCTGAGCTGGATCTGGAAACGGTGGAGATCCTTCAGCTTGATGCTGAAGCTCAAGAGGCTGCTGGATCCCTGCTGGACCTGGCAGGTGGTGGATATTAG